In Tripterygium wilfordii isolate XIE 37 chromosome 23, ASM1340144v1, whole genome shotgun sequence, one genomic interval encodes:
- the LOC119993289 gene encoding BTB/POZ domain-containing protein At4g08455-like: MLPHSVQSGRTAERDGGERRMKCVSCRDEYGAHDAGTCKECYEEASETEEELKREIEDLKAKVSFLRFDNHQQRPSFTDVVLVAYDGQPVPVPVPVPAHKAVLMSRSPVFKAMLETEMEESRSGTIKISDVSYDALRAFVNYLYTAEACLDEQMAYDLLVLAEKYQVKHLKAYCEKFLVSKLNWDNSIMSYAFAHQHNAKHVLDAALSMITENMNKVTKREEYVELLQKEPRLIVDIYEAYVAKLENTAAHKDS; encoded by the exons ATGCTACCCCACTCCGTCCAGTCGGGTCGAACCGCAGAGCGAGACGGAGGGGAGAGGAGGATGAAGTGCGTATCCTGTAGAGACGAGTACGGGGCACACGACGCCGGCACTTGCAAGGAGTGCTACGAGGAGGCGAGCGAGACAGAGGAGGAGCTCAAACGGGAGATCGAGGATCTCAAGGCCAAAGTGAGCTTCTTGCGCTTCGATAACCACCAGCAAAGGCCTTCCTTTACCGATGTCGTTTTGGTCGCCTACGATGGACAGCCCGTGCCCGTTCCCGTTCCCGTCCCTGCTCATAAGGCCGTCTTG ATGAGTCGTTCCCCAGTATTTAAAGCAATGCTTGAGACTGAGATGGAGGAAAGCCGGAGTGGCACCATTAAGATAAGTGATGTGTCTTATGACGCACTTCGTGCATTTGTGAATTATTTGTACACTGCCGAAGCATGCCTTGACGAGCAGATGGCCTATGACTTATTGGTGTTGGCGGAAAAATACCAAGTGAAGCATCTCAAGGCTTATTGTGAGAAGTTCCTTGTATCCAAATTGAATTGGGACAATTCAATCATGAGTTATGCCTTTGCACACCAGCACAATGCAAAGCATGTTCTTGATGCTGCATTGTCGATGATCACAGAAAATATGAACAAGGTTACAAAGCGAGAAGAGTATGTAGAGCTTTTGCAGAAGGAACCCCGGCTTATCGTGGATATCTATGAAGCCTATGTCGCCAAACTAGAAAATACTGCCGCACACAAGGATTCTTGA
- the LOC119993288 gene encoding probable methyltransferase PMT10, translated as MEPNSTSSSSATDALITPNIIKFTAFALLSVSFIFLANFLSSSSLPLRSFSTITAFTSPPPRVKSLPPAPPQVVTRTGIIDQNGAMATEFEIGLVDPRIVEELRNLSGEEERIEERNQVKVKVEKFRVCDQSVSNYIPCLDNVEGIRRWNLSRHCPQEGHGLDCLVPPPEGYQLRIPWPQSIYEVCFKNIPHVHPTEDKGGPNWIAMKKDKLLFPKSTFDNVEARYFNKILQMVPDISFGQNTRVALDINCGVANFGILMLQHNVTTLSIAPKDIHENQIQIALERGVPAMVAVFGTQRLLYPSQAFDLILCSRGGINWTSDGGILLLEANRILRAGGFFVWQALLVHESGNDLEEQWKALEDLANRICWELVKKEGYVAIWRKPLNNTCYLNRDASLQPPLCGSNDDPDNVWYVGLKACITRLPDNGNGGNLTLWPARLHYPPDRLQSIHLDAHLSRKDIFVAESKYWNEIIDSYIRAFRWKQLNLRNVLDMRAGFGGFAAALHTLEVDCWVMNVVPVSGFNTLPVIYDRGLIGVTHDWCEPFDTYPRSYDLLHAAGLFSVEQKRCNITIIMLEMDRMLRPGGLVYIRDSVTLMDELQEIAISMGWVPALHETSEGPHASWKILICEKRM; from the exons ATGGAACCAAActccacttcctcttcctccgcCACCGACGCCCTTATAACACCCAACATCATCAAATTCACAGCTTTTGCTCTCCTTTCTGTCTCCTTCATCTTTCTGGCCAACTTCCTCTCCTCTTCCAGCCTTCCCTTACGCTCCTTCTCCACTATCACTGCCTTCACATCTCCACCGCCGCGGGTCAAATCTCTGCCACCAGCCCCACCACAAGTGGTGACCAGGACGGGGATAATAGACCAGAATGGGGCAATGGCCACGGAGTTTGAGATAGGCCTGGTGGATCCGAGGATAGTGGAGGAGCTGAGGAATTTGAGTGGGGAAGAGGAGAGAATAGAGGAGAGGAACCAGGTTAAGGTTAAGGTCGAGAAATTTAGGGTCTGCGATCAGAGTGTGAGTAATTATATACCGTGTTTGGACAATGTGGAGGGTATTAGAAGGTGGAACTTGAGCCGGCATTGCCCCCAGGAAGGGCATGGATTGGATTGCTTGGTGCCACCGCCTGAAGGGTACCAATTAAGAATACCTTGGCCGCAGAGTATATATGAG GTGTGCTTTAAAAATATTCCCCATGTACATCCGACTGAGGATAAGGGAGGTCCAAATTGGATAGCAATGAAGAAAGACAAGTTACTCTTCCCCAAAAGCACTTTTGATAATGTTGAAGCTCGGTATTTCAATAAGATTTTGCAG ATGGTTCCTGATATTTCATTTGGCCAAAACACCCGAGTTGCCTTAGACATTAATTGTGGAGTAGCAAATTTTGGCATCTTAATGTTACAACATAACGTAACCACTCTATCAATAGCGCCGAAAGATATTCATGAGAACCAAATTCAAATTGCACTAGAACGTGGTGTGCCTGCTATGGTAGCTGTATTTGGCACGCAGAGGTTGTTGTATCCGAGCCAAGCTTTTGACTTGATACTGTGTTCAAGAGGTGGGATCAATTGGACTAGTGATG GTGGAATTCTGCTTCTCGAGGCCAACAGGATTTTGAGGGCAGGAGGATTCTTCGTATGGCAAGCACTACTTGTACATGAATCAGGAAACGATTTAGAAGAACAGTGGAAAG CACTGGAGGACCTTGCTAATCGTATTTGTTGGGAATTGGTCAAGAAGGAGGGTTATGTTGCCATATGGAGGAAACCTTTAAACAACACCTGCTATCTCAATCGTGATGCCAGTTTGCAGCCTCCATTATGTGGTTCTAATGATGATCCAGACAATGTTTG GTATGTTGGTTTGAAGGCATGTATCACAAGATTGCCAGACAATGGTAATGGAGGCAATCTTACTTTATGGCCTGCACGCCTTCATTATCCACCGGATAGGCTCCAAAGCATTCATCTGGATGCACACCTATCCAGGAAAGACATTTTCGTTGCGGAGTCTAAATATTGGAATGAGATAATAGACAGCTACATTCGTGCTTTTCGTTGGAAACAATTGAATCTGCGAAACGTGTTGGACATGAGGGCTGGATTTGGCGG GTTTGCAGCAGCATTACACACTCTCGAAGTTGATTGCTGGGTCATGAATGTTGTTCCGGTTAGTGGGTTCAATACCTTGCCTGTTATTTATGACAGGGGACTTATAGGGGTTACGCATGACTG GTGCGAACCATTTGATACTTACCCAAGAAGCTATGATCTATTGCATGCAGCTGGTCTTTTCTCTGTTGAGCAAAAGAG ATGTAACATCACGATCATCATGCTTGAGATGGACAGAATGCTAAGACCCGGTGGACTCGTCTATATAAGAGACTCGGTAACTCTTATGGATGAACTTCAGGAAATTGCAATATCCATGGGGTGGGTACCTGCCTTACATGAGACTAGCGAAGGTCCCCATGCAAGTTGGAAGATTTTGATATGCGAAAAGCGAATGTGA